Genomic segment of Streptosporangiales bacterium:
GTCCAGTACAGACCGCGCGATCGCGTTACCGCTTCGACCGCTACGAAGTACTCAGTAAGCTCAGCCGCCAGCCCAACAACTCGCGACCACGACAACAGCCCGAGGAAGCCTGAGACGCGATGCCTGCCCGACAACTCTCGACGACAGTGTGGATGGTGGGGAGCGGCACGGACGAGCTCGCTCTCACCGACCCGCACGACTGCCACTGCTACCTCGTCTGGGATGGCTTCGGCGGCGTGCTCGTAGACGCAGGCACCGGCCTCGGCGCCCAACGCTGGTTGGCGAACGTTCGGCAGGTGTGTGCTCTCTCCGCTCTGCGTGGCGTCGTGCTGACGCACTACCACGCAGACCATGCCGGCGGCGCCCACGCGGCGCAGGATGCGGGCCTGCGCATCCTCGCGAGTCCAGAGACAGCTCACGCGCTCGCCGAAGCCGACGAAGAACGCACCTCACTCGCCCGCGCCCGCGAGGTGGGAGTCTATCCCCAGGACTTCCGGTTGCTTCCCGCAGCCGTCGACGAAGTGCTCGGCGACCACGCCGTCGCATACGGCGCGGACCGCATACAGGTGATGGTCCTCGACGCACCTGGGCATTGCGACGGCCATGTCGTCGCGCTCATGACCGACCCGGACGAACGCGGCGGATGGCTGTTCAGCGGGGACTGCCTGTTCGCCGGCGGGGCGGTCAGCATCCAGGCACTGCCGGACTGCCGGTTGGACCGCTACGCGAGCACGGTGACCCGACTAGCGGAGCACCATCCGGAAGCTCTCCTGCCCGGCCACGGCGAACTCGTACTCGACGGCGCATGGCGCGACAT
This window contains:
- a CDS encoding MBL fold metallo-hydrolase, producing MPARQLSTTVWMVGSGTDELALTDPHDCHCYLVWDGFGGVLVDAGTGLGAQRWLANVRQVCALSALRGVVLTHYHADHAGGAHAAQDAGLRILASPETAHALAEADEERTSLARAREVGVYPQDFRLLPAAVDEVLGDHAVAYGADRIQVMVLDAPGHCDGHVVALMTDPDERGGWLFSGDCLFAGGAVSIQALPDCRLDRYASTVTRLAEHHPEALLPGHGELVLDGAWRDIADSAASFARLIPPQNILSP